In a genomic window of Nitrospirota bacterium:
- a CDS encoding class I adenylate-forming enzyme family protein, giving the protein MRVETVIAQTMDSWPHKVAVVYKGRQWTYGGLRDLVATVKSRLSDGGFIEGDRAILWMENSPDYIAAYLAVLQAGGVVVAIHPQVPVAEVARIIRHVGATGLIASSAVKHWTIDDVNSVGLRFIVKDDQVIACRHGESTIKSPADLAQIIYTSGSTGQPKGVMLTHRNLMANTKSILEYLQLTSDDSAMAVLPFMYAYGNSVMLTHLFVGGTLVIENSFLYPHVILESMMREKVTGFSGVGTTYAIMLNHSSLKSYSFPALRYLTHAGGPMPSELLIRVRSVFSGARLFIMYGQTEASARLTYLPPDLLDVKKGSAGRAIPGVTLKIVKEGGAEARVGEVGEVYASGDNIMQGYWQDPHTTADALRDGWLRTGDLGRLDEDGYLTIEGRNSEMIKSGAYRISPVEIEEVLLQHPQVHEAGVVGVDDPILGQKICAVVTLKPAGCATDQELLAHCAQGLVQYKRPKSIIVVDALPKSPSGKVLRQNLREISLRAVQSSAPVTS; this is encoded by the coding sequence ATGCGCGTAGAGACTGTTATTGCTCAAACGATGGATTCCTGGCCTCACAAGGTCGCCGTTGTTTATAAGGGCCGACAATGGACCTATGGCGGATTGCGAGATCTTGTCGCGACGGTGAAGAGCCGGTTGAGCGACGGCGGATTTATAGAAGGAGATCGGGCGATCCTCTGGATGGAGAATTCGCCTGACTATATCGCCGCATATCTTGCTGTGCTTCAGGCCGGTGGTGTTGTGGTAGCGATCCATCCCCAGGTTCCGGTCGCAGAGGTCGCTCGTATTATTCGCCATGTTGGTGCAACAGGGCTGATCGCCTCTTCGGCAGTCAAGCATTGGACCATTGACGATGTGAATTCGGTCGGCCTGCGATTTATTGTGAAGGACGACCAGGTCATTGCCTGTCGTCACGGAGAGTCGACCATCAAGAGTCCGGCGGACCTCGCACAAATTATTTATACATCCGGGTCGACAGGCCAGCCGAAGGGCGTGATGCTAACGCACCGGAATTTGATGGCCAATACGAAGTCGATTCTTGAGTATCTGCAACTTACGTCGGACGACTCGGCGATGGCCGTTCTTCCATTCATGTATGCCTATGGCAATTCAGTCATGCTCACGCACCTCTTTGTCGGTGGAACGCTCGTGATCGAAAACAGCTTTCTCTATCCTCACGTCATTCTGGAAAGTATGATGCGGGAGAAAGTCACCGGGTTTTCCGGTGTGGGCACCACCTATGCCATCATGCTCAACCACTCGAGTCTGAAATCATATTCGTTCCCTGCACTTCGGTATTTGACGCACGCGGGCGGTCCAATGCCGTCAGAACTGTTGATTCGCGTACGATCGGTGTTTTCGGGGGCGCGTTTGTTTATCATGTATGGCCAAACTGAAGCATCTGCACGGTTGACCTATCTCCCTCCCGACCTGTTGGATGTGAAAAAGGGATCAGCCGGCCGCGCAATTCCCGGTGTGACTCTAAAGATCGTCAAAGAGGGAGGCGCGGAGGCACGTGTCGGAGAAGTCGGTGAAGTGTATGCTTCGGGGGATAACATCATGCAAGGGTATTGGCAAGATCCTCATACCACGGCTGATGCGCTCCGAGATGGATGGCTTCGCACAGGTGATCTGGGACGATTAGACGAGGATGGCTATCTGACGATCGAAGGCCGCAATAGCGAGATGATCAAGTCCGGTGCCTATCGGATCAGTCCTGTGGAGATTGAAGAAGTGCTCTTGCAGCATCCTCAAGTTCACGAGGCCGGAGTGGTCGGCGTCGACGATCCGATTTTAGGGCAGAAAATTTGCGCGGTCGTGACACTGAAACCCGCAGGCTGTGCGACCGACCAAGAGCTTCTCGCGCATTGTGCTCAGGGGTTAGTGCAATACAAACGGCCCAAATCGATTATTGTGGTCGATGCGCTGCCCAAGTCTCCTTCCGGTAAGGTGTTGCGGCAGAATCTTCGCGAAATCAGCTTGCGCGCGGTTCAATCATCGGCGCCTGTTACGTCCTAG
- the nadE gene encoding NAD(+) synthase, which translates to MKKESGIFSADQLKLDVSKEADRIGVFMREGVFKQLKRKGVVVGLSGGIDSSAVAALSVHALGADRVVGIFMPESDSSDDSLRLGQLLAKKLGIRTFKEDISGILQGAECYRRRDEAIKAVVPQYHAGYKSKLVLSSLDSSEFRISYVVVQDPEGKQTKVRLTADAFLALVAATNFKQRTRKMMEYYYADRFLYAVGGTPNRLEYDQGFFVKNGDGSADIKPIAHLYKSQVYQIARFLGVPEEILNRPPTTDTYSLAQSQEEFYFSLPYDKMDLCLYAKDRQIPAETVAVAAGLTAAQVDRVYRDIDAKRAVARYLHMEPLLIEAVGDVGTPS; encoded by the coding sequence ATGAAGAAAGAGTCAGGGATATTCTCGGCGGATCAGTTGAAGCTTGATGTCAGCAAAGAGGCGGACCGAATCGGTGTGTTCATGCGGGAGGGCGTGTTCAAACAGCTCAAGCGAAAAGGAGTGGTGGTCGGACTCTCCGGAGGCATCGACAGCAGCGCTGTCGCCGCCCTTTCGGTTCATGCCTTGGGGGCCGATCGAGTTGTGGGAATATTCATGCCGGAATCGGACTCTTCAGACGATAGCCTGCGCTTAGGGCAGCTACTGGCCAAAAAGCTTGGGATTCGAACGTTCAAGGAAGATATCTCCGGCATTCTACAGGGGGCTGAATGTTATCGGCGACGTGACGAGGCAATCAAGGCTGTCGTCCCGCAATACCATGCAGGGTATAAATCCAAGCTGGTGCTCTCCTCTCTCGATAGTTCGGAGTTCAGGATCTCGTACGTGGTGGTCCAGGACCCTGAGGGCAAGCAGACGAAGGTGCGGCTGACGGCCGATGCATTTTTGGCGCTTGTTGCGGCTACGAATTTCAAGCAGCGGACAAGAAAGATGATGGAGTACTACTACGCCGACCGGTTCCTCTATGCGGTTGGAGGAACGCCTAATCGGCTTGAATACGATCAGGGATTTTTCGTGAAAAATGGCGATGGCTCCGCAGATATCAAACCCATCGCGCATTTATATAAGTCGCAGGTGTATCAGATCGCTCGATTCCTTGGGGTCCCAGAAGAAATTCTCAACCGCCCCCCGACAACCGACACCTATTCATTGGCACAGTCCCAAGAGGAATTCTATTTCTCGCTGCCCTACGACAAGATGGATCTCTGTCTCTACGCAAAGGACCGGCAGATTCCGGCAGAGACCGTGGCCGTGGCGGCAGGGTTGACGGCTGCGCAGGTTGATCGGGTCTATCGCGACATCGATGCGAAGCGTGCCGTTGCGCGATATCTACACATGGAGCCGTTATTGATTGAAGCGGTCGGCGACGTTGGAACGCCCTCCTAG
- the asnB gene encoding asparagine synthase (glutamine-hydrolyzing) — MCGIAGIVKYPNAAVEKPLLQRMIGLVNHRGPDAAGFHLSGPVGLAHARLSIIDVGGGHQPMHNEDKTVWITFNGEIFNYVELREDLIKKGHRFQTQSDTEVIVHLYEEKGEECVHDLNGQWAFAIWDSRRERLFLSRDRLGVRPLFYAQTPEGFVFGSEIKSLLVVPSVSRAIDRQALDELFTFWVTLPPRTIFEGVSELPPGHSIILEHGDLQIKPYWTLDYNPSKELMQEEEAREGLFELLLDAVRIRLRADVPVGAYLSGGLDSTVIAALVKKLGTTHLKTFSIAFEDKEFDESSFQNEASQFLGTDHQGVLCSSQDIGRVFPEVIWHTEKPVLRTAPAPLFLLSKLVREQGYKVVLTGEGSDEILGGYDIFKEAKIRRFWAKYPDSKFRPMLLRRLYPYMKNIQSQSDAYLRAFFHVRKEDVESPFFSHLPRWDMTSKLKVFYSKATADSLKSCNAMHTIEGLLPSRYGQWDHFSQSQYLEAAHLLPGYILSSQGDRMAMAHSIEGRFPFLDYRVVEFASRLSPQLKMKVLNEKYLLKAAIGDMIPRSIRNRHKQPYRAPDSQSFLADGKEGKLFEYVEELLAPRAIQEGGVFDAGAVGKLLEKARQGQIVSMKDNMALVGVLSTQVVIDRFIKNFPRSV, encoded by the coding sequence ATGTGTGGCATTGCAGGAATTGTAAAGTACCCCAACGCTGCCGTTGAGAAGCCGTTGCTCCAACGGATGATCGGCTTGGTGAATCATCGGGGGCCGGATGCGGCAGGATTCCACCTGTCTGGACCCGTGGGGCTCGCTCACGCGAGGCTCAGCATTATTGACGTCGGCGGTGGGCATCAGCCGATGCATAACGAGGATAAGACCGTATGGATCACCTTCAACGGTGAAATTTTCAATTATGTCGAATTGCGCGAAGATCTCATCAAAAAGGGGCATCGGTTCCAAACGCAGTCGGATACAGAAGTCATTGTGCATCTGTATGAAGAGAAGGGCGAAGAGTGCGTTCATGATCTGAATGGGCAGTGGGCCTTTGCCATTTGGGACTCCAGACGCGAGCGGTTATTTCTCTCGCGCGATCGGTTGGGGGTTCGTCCGCTCTTCTATGCACAGACTCCTGAAGGGTTTGTGTTTGGATCTGAAATCAAGTCCTTGCTGGTCGTTCCCTCCGTGTCTCGAGCAATTGATCGGCAGGCCTTGGATGAATTGTTCACTTTTTGGGTAACCCTCCCGCCTCGAACAATTTTCGAAGGGGTGTCAGAGCTTCCTCCCGGACATTCAATAATTCTTGAGCATGGCGATCTTCAGATCAAACCGTATTGGACCCTCGACTACAATCCTTCGAAAGAGTTGATGCAGGAAGAAGAAGCGAGAGAGGGTCTGTTTGAGCTGCTTCTCGACGCTGTTCGGATTCGTTTACGGGCGGATGTGCCTGTCGGCGCCTATCTGAGCGGTGGGCTTGATTCAACGGTGATCGCCGCACTGGTGAAGAAGCTTGGGACGACGCATCTAAAAACATTCTCCATCGCATTTGAAGATAAAGAGTTTGACGAAAGTAGTTTTCAAAACGAGGCGAGCCAGTTTCTCGGGACAGATCACCAAGGCGTTCTCTGTTCATCCCAGGATATCGGTCGAGTATTTCCAGAAGTGATTTGGCATACCGAGAAACCTGTCCTGCGGACGGCTCCCGCCCCTCTATTTCTGTTATCTAAGCTGGTGCGAGAGCAGGGGTATAAAGTTGTGCTCACAGGAGAGGGCTCAGATGAAATCCTGGGAGGGTACGACATTTTCAAGGAAGCGAAGATCCGGCGATTCTGGGCGAAATACCCGGACTCAAAGTTTCGGCCGATGCTTCTGAGGCGCCTCTATCCCTATATGAAAAATATCCAGTCCCAGTCCGACGCCTATCTGCGCGCATTCTTCCATGTGAGAAAAGAAGACGTCGAGAGCCCGTTTTTTTCTCACTTGCCTCGTTGGGACATGACCTCGAAGCTCAAAGTTTTCTATTCCAAGGCAACAGCGGACAGCCTCAAGAGCTGTAATGCGATGCATACGATTGAAGGTTTGTTGCCAAGCCGATATGGGCAGTGGGATCATTTTTCGCAATCGCAATATCTGGAAGCGGCCCATCTCCTTCCGGGGTATATTCTCTCTTCTCAAGGAGATCGGATGGCGATGGCCCATTCCATTGAAGGCCGGTTCCCCTTCCTTGACTACCGGGTCGTGGAATTTGCGTCGAGACTTTCTCCGCAGCTCAAGATGAAAGTTTTGAACGAGAAATATCTGTTGAAGGCAGCCATCGGAGACATGATTCCACGTTCGATCAGAAACAGACATAAGCAGCCGTACCGTGCGCCTGATAGCCAGAGTTTTCTTGCCGACGGGAAGGAGGGCAAGCTCTTTGAGTATGTCGAAGAGCTGCTTGCTCCTCGCGCCATTCAGGAGGGAGGTGTGTTTGATGCAGGGGCGGTTGGAAAGCTATTGGAGAAGGCAAGGCAGGGTCAGATTGTAAGCATGAAGGATAATATGGCGTTGGTTGGAGTCCTCTCGACTCAGGTGGTCATAGACCGGTTTATTAAGAACTTTCCAAGGAGTGTGTGA
- a CDS encoding acyl carrier protein yields MSSIETELRKYILDKLLFGRTEVALSGDASFLESGIIDSTGVLELVSFLEEQFQVKVEDEDLIPANLDSINAITRYVEKKRK; encoded by the coding sequence ATGTCATCGATTGAGACAGAGCTGCGAAAGTATATTCTTGACAAATTGCTGTTTGGACGGACAGAGGTGGCGCTGAGCGGCGATGCCTCATTCCTAGAGTCCGGTATTATCGATTCGACGGGGGTCTTGGAGTTGGTCTCCTTCTTGGAAGAGCAATTTCAAGTCAAGGTTGAAGACGAAGACCTCATTCCGGCGAATCTAGATTCAATCAATGCCATTACTCGCTACGTAGAGAAGAAGCGGAAATAA
- a CDS encoding FemAB family PEP-CTERM system-associated protein — MQIIQCDESYEKAWDEFVCSQEHASFYHLFGWKAVNESCFGHQTFYLAAVDAGRIRGVFPLVYLKGRVFGKILCSLPFLNYGGPCSDDPGVELRLLDEARKIVDQHRVDYLEIRSTRKLDGDLQTSEHKVSITVTLDNNPDVIWDAFKTGHRKHIRQAYKQGLTVRCGGPELLDTFYDILSESWKNLGTPLYQKRFFECVMKIFPERARIFVVDYEGVPVSAAFNGYFGHTVEGMWLGTRPEYRQLESSYVLYWEMIKDSCERGYQLFHLGRSTVDSGGETFKKKWNTYPTQLYWQYIVRDGRPMPQLNVGNPKFQLAMRVWRMLPMPITSMLGPLVAREIP, encoded by the coding sequence ATGCAAATTATTCAGTGTGATGAGAGTTACGAAAAGGCTTGGGACGAGTTTGTGTGCAGTCAGGAGCATGCGTCGTTCTATCATTTATTCGGCTGGAAAGCGGTGAATGAGTCTTGTTTTGGACATCAGACATTTTATTTGGCAGCGGTCGATGCGGGACGGATTCGTGGCGTGTTTCCCCTCGTCTATTTGAAAGGCCGAGTATTCGGGAAAATTCTCTGTTCGCTTCCGTTTCTGAATTATGGCGGGCCCTGCTCCGACGACCCAGGGGTCGAACTGCGGCTCCTCGATGAAGCAAGAAAGATCGTCGATCAGCACCGAGTCGACTACCTCGAGATCCGTAGTACGAGAAAGCTTGACGGAGACCTTCAGACATCCGAACACAAGGTCAGTATCACGGTGACGCTTGATAACAATCCTGACGTAATCTGGGATGCCTTCAAGACCGGCCATCGCAAGCATATCCGGCAGGCCTACAAGCAAGGTCTGACTGTCCGGTGCGGTGGACCTGAGTTGCTCGATACGTTCTACGATATTCTGAGCGAGAGCTGGAAGAATCTCGGCACTCCCCTCTATCAGAAGCGTTTCTTCGAGTGCGTGATGAAGATCTTTCCCGAACGAGCGAGGATTTTCGTTGTGGACTATGAGGGCGTCCCCGTGTCTGCCGCCTTCAACGGGTATTTTGGCCATACGGTCGAAGGAATGTGGTTGGGGACGCGGCCGGAGTATCGCCAGCTCGAATCGAGCTATGTCCTCTATTGGGAGATGATTAAGGATTCGTGCGAGCGAGGGTATCAACTATTCCACCTTGGACGGTCGACGGTCGATTCGGGAGGGGAGACGTTCAAGAAAAAGTGGAATACGTATCCCACGCAGCTGTACTGGCAGTACATTGTCCGGGACGGTCGTCCGATGCCTCAGCTGAATGTGGGTAATCCAAAGTTTCAATTGGCTATGCGCGTGTGGCGAATGCTCCCCATGCCGATCACCAGCATGCTCGGACCGTTGGTGGCGAGAGAGATTCCGTGA
- a CDS encoding GNAT family N-acetyltransferase, whose amino-acid sequence MPVFRFVPPAGTPMGIADIAWWARHVLTDDDTLVRFEKEIRARFGVRYCVFVSTGRAALTLALLALKTLDGGRRDEVVIPSYTCFSVASSVVKAGLKVRLADVDPATLDFAPGALETIDGSRVLAVVATNLYGLPSDLPAITRWAKGRGVFVVDDAAQCLGGSIDGQASGTWGDVGLYSLDKGKNITSIDGGILVTNSERIAAAIDDQVRTLPKCAPGESLIHIAKLLVYAALLHPRRYWLPNMLPFLGLGTTACRIDYPLAQYDGWMAPMGRRFFARLDAINARRIENAGRLMSDLPWGPYLDPIVPNPRAVPACLRFPMLIHPRYRDAVVAALCANGIGATASYPTAISDVLELRDHIRDGEREVVGGREVARRIVTLPTHGYVTLQDHERMVRSVTAVLGPGRGKHKAPSPELEARLLPGIDSAGLDEKQWNALIAGSETNTIFQTHQWTKSWLKAFGDQYEQMLVAVSNTAGVVGVAPLVVQRGLIGERLVRFMGDGKADYCDFLAVSDKPRVLEKIFDGIFAMRERWDVIELNNIPSESSTIELVRAICQRTGQRILVQDHFQCHRLLIRGHEDEALKIFNKAGLRRRQHYFERNGSLAFKDLTGTAVIPYLAGFFEQHVARWAGSKSPSLFLKERNRIFYRDLAVAMADKEWLLLSVVEFNEKPMAIHYGFNYNGTLLWYKPSFDVTYAKHSPGLVLLRHLLGYAIEQQRREFDFTIGDEPFKSRFTNSTRKTVSLKIFRGSGRFLLESLKQKLLSVVRGMP is encoded by the coding sequence ATGCCGGTGTTTCGATTCGTACCGCCAGCGGGAACGCCGATGGGCATTGCCGACATCGCGTGGTGGGCTCGGCATGTGCTGACGGATGACGATACACTCGTACGATTCGAGAAAGAGATTCGCGCGCGCTTCGGGGTCCGGTACTGCGTGTTTGTTTCAACCGGACGAGCCGCGTTGACGCTCGCGCTTCTCGCACTGAAAACGCTGGATGGCGGGCGACGGGATGAAGTGGTTATCCCGTCGTACACCTGTTTCTCGGTCGCATCTTCCGTGGTCAAGGCCGGGTTGAAGGTACGCCTTGCCGATGTCGATCCGGCCACGCTGGATTTTGCTCCTGGTGCACTCGAGACGATCGACGGATCACGGGTGCTGGCGGTCGTCGCCACCAACCTCTATGGCTTGCCAAGCGATCTCCCGGCGATCACACGGTGGGCGAAGGGGCGCGGCGTGTTTGTGGTGGACGATGCGGCTCAGTGTCTCGGGGGATCGATCGACGGTCAAGCATCTGGGACTTGGGGCGACGTGGGCCTTTACAGCCTCGATAAAGGTAAGAATATTACCTCGATCGACGGCGGGATCCTCGTGACGAACTCGGAGAGAATCGCGGCGGCGATTGACGATCAAGTGCGCACCTTGCCGAAGTGTGCGCCGGGTGAATCGCTAATCCATATTGCGAAGCTCCTAGTGTATGCGGCGTTGCTGCACCCTCGGCGATATTGGCTGCCCAATATGCTTCCGTTTCTGGGCCTGGGGACCACTGCCTGTCGCATCGATTATCCTCTAGCGCAGTACGATGGATGGATGGCACCGATGGGCCGCCGTTTCTTCGCTCGCCTGGATGCGATCAACGCCCGGCGCATCGAGAATGCCGGTCGATTGATGAGTGATCTCCCCTGGGGGCCGTACCTCGATCCGATTGTGCCCAACCCACGGGCCGTTCCTGCCTGTCTCCGTTTTCCAATGCTGATTCATCCTCGATATCGAGATGCGGTGGTGGCAGCTCTTTGCGCAAATGGAATCGGCGCGACGGCTTCGTATCCGACTGCGATCAGCGATGTGCTGGAATTACGAGACCATATTCGAGATGGTGAACGGGAAGTCGTGGGAGGACGAGAGGTTGCCCGTCGTATCGTGACCCTCCCGACACATGGATATGTGACGTTGCAGGACCACGAACGGATGGTGCGAAGCGTGACCGCTGTGCTGGGGCCTGGCCGGGGTAAGCACAAGGCACCGTCACCGGAGTTGGAGGCTCGTCTCCTGCCAGGGATTGATTCTGCCGGGCTTGATGAAAAACAGTGGAATGCCCTGATTGCTGGGAGTGAAACGAACACAATATTTCAGACGCATCAATGGACAAAGAGCTGGCTTAAGGCGTTTGGGGACCAGTATGAGCAGATGCTCGTGGCGGTGTCTAATACCGCAGGAGTGGTGGGAGTAGCCCCCTTAGTGGTTCAACGAGGGCTAATCGGGGAACGGCTGGTTCGGTTTATGGGAGATGGCAAGGCGGACTATTGTGACTTTCTTGCGGTGAGTGACAAACCAAGGGTTTTAGAAAAAATTTTCGACGGGATCTTTGCGATGCGTGAACGCTGGGATGTGATCGAGCTGAATAACATCCCAAGCGAATCGTCAACCATCGAGCTGGTTCGGGCCATTTGTCAGCGCACGGGCCAGCGCATCTTGGTGCAAGACCATTTTCAATGCCATAGGTTGCTGATTAGAGGGCACGAGGATGAAGCGCTTAAGATATTCAACAAGGCGGGGTTGCGTAGGCGGCAACACTATTTTGAGCGTAATGGGTCCCTTGCGTTCAAGGACCTGACTGGAACGGCAGTCATTCCGTATCTAGCTGGGTTCTTTGAGCAGCACGTCGCTCGATGGGCAGGCAGCAAGAGTCCTAGTTTATTCCTCAAGGAGCGTAACCGAATATTTTACCGGGATCTCGCCGTTGCCATGGCTGACAAGGAGTGGCTTCTGCTTTCAGTTGTCGAGTTTAATGAGAAGCCCATGGCTATCCATTATGGATTTAATTACAACGGCACGTTGTTGTGGTACAAGCCCTCGTTTGATGTAACGTATGCGAAACATTCGCCCGGCCTTGTCCTGCTTCGGCATTTGCTCGGATATGCGATCGAGCAGCAACGACGGGAATTTGATTTCACGATCGGAGACGAGCCGTTCAAGAGCCGCTTTACCAACAGCACGCGAAAGACGGTGAGCCTGAAGATTTTTCGAGGTTCAGGCCGGTTCCTCCTGGAATCGTTGAAGCAAAAACTGCTATCCGTGGTGAGGGGAATGCCGTGA
- a CDS encoding DUF3473 domain-containing protein — MKPQASRVHALSFDVEEHFQVAAFWSTMRRRQWDSYESRVERNVEKILSILSAQGIHATFFVLGWVAQKHPELVRTIASYGHEIASHGFGHELITSQTPGLFREDVRNSKDILENIIGGPVHGYRAPSFTITPETKWALPILVEEGYVYDSSIFPIQHDRYGMPGANPWCHLLETPAGALWEVPPSTLRMGPIRLPIAGGGYFRLYPYQILHNLLTRAATDGQPLVMYFHPWELDPDQPRMEGSLVSKFRHYLNLRKTEARLQQLVKDFRFASIREAVDTVGVACADRERVLGFAAAGSAPCLAEKTLNG; from the coding sequence ATGAAGCCGCAAGCAAGTCGGGTACATGCGCTCTCATTTGATGTAGAAGAGCATTTCCAAGTCGCTGCCTTTTGGTCGACGATGAGGAGACGTCAGTGGGACAGCTATGAGAGCCGGGTGGAGCGGAATGTCGAGAAAATTCTCTCAATCCTCTCGGCTCAGGGGATTCATGCAACATTTTTTGTGCTTGGATGGGTTGCCCAAAAACATCCTGAGCTTGTGAGGACCATCGCGAGTTATGGCCATGAGATAGCCTCACATGGTTTCGGACATGAGTTGATTACCTCCCAGACGCCGGGGCTATTTCGGGAAGATGTCCGAAACAGCAAAGACATTCTCGAGAATATTATTGGTGGGCCGGTCCACGGCTACCGGGCCCCGTCTTTTACCATTACACCGGAAACGAAGTGGGCGTTGCCTATACTGGTTGAGGAAGGGTATGTCTATGACTCAAGTATCTTTCCCATCCAACATGACCGCTATGGGATGCCTGGAGCCAACCCCTGGTGCCATCTCTTAGAGACCCCTGCTGGTGCTCTATGGGAAGTTCCTCCTTCGACATTGCGAATGGGACCAATTCGTCTTCCGATCGCAGGCGGAGGGTATTTTCGGTTGTATCCGTATCAGATTTTGCATAATTTGCTCACGCGTGCTGCAACGGATGGGCAGCCACTCGTCATGTATTTCCACCCGTGGGAGCTTGATCCAGATCAGCCGAGGATGGAAGGGTCTTTGGTGTCGAAGTTTCGGCATTACTTGAATCTTCGAAAAACGGAAGCTCGATTGCAACAATTGGTGAAGGACTTTAGATTCGCGTCGATACGAGAAGCCGTTGACACAGTTGGTGTGGCCTGCGCTGACAGGGAACGAGTTCTTGGGTTCGCGGCAGCTGGTAGCGCCCCTTGCCTTGCGGAGAAGACCCTCAATGGTTGA